A region of the Gammaproteobacteria bacterium genome:
AAGGCGCCGTGCCCCGCCATGGTGTGCATCTGCCCGCTGCGGGACATGCCGCGCATCACCACCGGGCCCGTCCACATCGCGGCCCCGGGATCGTCGGCGGGCTCGAGCGTGACCACCAGCAGAAACTTGTTCCACTGCGCCCGGCCTCGGAGCGGACCGCCGTCGGCCAGCGCGCCGATGCGCTCGACCTTGTCCAGGTTCGGCGTGGTCAGCCATCCCACATAGACGCCTTCGCGGGGCGCCATCAGGCGTTCCACCGAGAGCCACACGTCGAGCACGTAGCTGCCGTCCTCGGCCAGGGTGACCCCGAACGGGGAGTCGGGGAAGGTCACCTCGCCGAGTCCCGCCGCGAGGCCCGTGCCCGGAAGCCTGCGCGTGCTCACCACCGGGAAGGCGTAGTAGGCCGGCGCGTCGACCGGGGCGGCGGATTCGGGCAGCGGCGCGTGGAACGCCTCGGTCGGCCCGACGGCATCCGGCAGCGCGCACGTCGCCGGAGGAATCCCGGGAGAGGGATCTCCGCTTCCCGGAGCCATCCCGGCGAGAAGCGCGAGCGCCAGCAGCATCTTGCCCATCATCAGGTCACCATCATGGGGTCAGGGCTCCTGGCTGACCGGGCGCGGACGGGTCTCGTCCCATTTCTGGACGCTGGAGATGTCCGGCATGCCCCAGTCCTCGCCGTTCCAGCCGCTGAAGCCCTCCATGCGGAAGGTCCAGAAACCGGTGCTCATGTCGCTCACGACGATGAGCCCGTCCTCGTTGCGCACGTCCACGCCGAACGCCCCGTTGAACACGGGGGTGCGGAAGTCGCGAGCGTTGGGCGAGCCGACGTAGGTGTCGTAGTAGCCCACGGTGACCGGGTTGGTCGGATCCATCAGGCTGAAGATCTGGAGGCCGTCGAGATACCCGGAGACGAAGACGTAGGGCCAGCGCACCTCGTGGTTGTGCACGAGGTTCTGCCAGTCCGCGGTCCAGGCCGAGATGGGCCGGTTGATGTTCGTCTGCGTGCCCTCGAGCGCGGGCTGAAGATCGAAGATGCGCAGCGGCGCGTACTGGTATTCGGTCTCGGCGATGACGTAGCGGCCGTCGGGGCTGGGCGTGAAGGTGTGCCCCGAGCGGACGCCGCTGATGCCCGTCATCGTGACCACCAGCTCCGGGTTGTCCAGGTCGCTGATGTTGTAGACGTAATAGCCCCCGGTGCCGCCGCCGTAGAAGCGGTCCTGCCCGGTGTCGGGGTGCCAGGCGGCGTAGAAGTCGTGATAGCCGCGCCCGCTGCCCTGCCCGAGCGGAGACTCGGGAACCGGGATCCGCCCCGCCAGCGCGTCCGATGGATCGCCATCGACCGCCTTCGCCATGTCGTAGGCGTGGGCGAACGGGCCGCGCACCGTAGTGAGAAGCAGGACGCGTCCGTCCGAGTGCTTGTAGATGAAGATGTTGTGGAAGCCCCCGGGTAGCTCTGGCTCGCGGATGCGCGCCACCTCGCGAACCGTGGTCGGATCGGGGAGCCCGGTGACATCCAGGATGACCGCGCCCAGATCGGGGTTGGGGCCGCCCTGGCCGAACTGCAGCGACTGCACCACGTAGTAGCGGCCGTCGAGCTTGAAGTACTTGACGTCCATGCCGCCCGTGCGCTGGTGCAGGTCCTGATTCTCGATGCGCCAGCGGTAGATCACCTCCGGCTTCTCGGGATCCTCGAGGTTGATGATGTCGGTGCCCTTGGGACCGACCTCTCCGTACACCATGCGCGCGACGTACGCGTAGGGACGGTGCATCTCCTGCTCGAGCTCGATGTCCGCGATGCTGAGCTGCGGGCCGAGGGGGACGTGGCCGAGCACGTCCATGTTGTCGCTGCCCGGCTTCAGTGATGTCCACTGCCCGGCTGCGGGCGCGGCCGCCAGAGCGAGCGCCAGAACGGCGGCCCCGGTTTTCACGATGGTCGAATGGACGACGCTGGTTCGCATGGCGAACTCCTTCGGCAGGATGGCAACAGGATTTCCGGACCCACGCGGGCCCGTCCGGTCATAGTAACCTGATTCGGACCTCGCGCGCACGAGGCCGTGATGAATGCGGCTCCCTCGGAGGGGGAAGGCGTTGGGCGGGAACCCGGGCATGCGCGGCATTCACGCGGGCAGGAGTCCCGGCCGGCCCGCTTCGACCACGAACGAGGCGCGCGTCTCGAGCGGGGCTCCCGGTCGCGTCACGTAGGGCACGACGCGGTAGTCGGCGGCCAGCCGCTCGGGGGTTGCCTCGCAGCGGACGTAGCCTCGCTGGGCGTTGAAGAAGTGGATGTGCGGGTTGCGGGCCAGCGAGTCGGCGGTACCTGGGCGCGTATCCTCCCCGTCTCCGCCGGAGCTGATGGAAGTGCCCACCAGTTCGGCGCCCACGACGCCGGACGACGGGTCGCGGGGGTCCGCCTTCAGGTCGGCCGCCCAGTTGCTGTGGATGTCCCCGGTGAGCACCACCGGGTTCGGCGGCCGCGTCTGGTCGAGGAAGGAGAGCAGCCGGCCCTGCGCTTCCGGGTAGCCGTCCCAGCGGTCCATCGAGACGGTGGGCTCGCCGTCGCGGGAGCCCTCCAGCCGGGCGATCATGACCTGGTTGGCCAGGACGTTCCAGCGGCTCTCCGACCCGGCCAAGCCCCCGAACAGCCACTCCTCCTGCTCGGCCCCGAGCATGGTGCGGCCGGGCTCGAGGGCCTCCGGGCACAGCGGCCCGTTGGTGTCGCCACACGCCTGGTCGGAGCGGTACTGGCGGCTGTCCAGCACATGGAGGTCGGCCAGGCCGCCGAAGTGGAGCCGCCGGTAGACCTGGATGTCGGGCCCGCTGGGCATGGACGAGCGCCGCACGGGCATGAACTCGTAGAAGGCCTGGAAGGCGGCGGTGCGGCGCAGCAGAAGCTGCGCGGGAGACTGGTCGTCCTCGGCCACGTCGGACGCCCAGTTGTTGTCCACCTCGTGGTCGTCGAAGGTGATCACCCACGGGAACGACGCGTGAGCGGCCTGCAGGTCGGGGTCGGACCGGTAGAGGAGGTAGCGGGCCCGGTAGTCGTCGAGGGTGAACACTTCGCCCGCCTCGTGCGCGCGCACCAGGTTGTCGCCGTATCCCACCTCGTAGATGTAGTCGCCCAGGTGGAAGACCAGGTCCAGTTCTTCCTCCGCCATGTGGCGGTAGGCCGTGAAGTAGCCGTGCTCGTAGTTCTGACACGAGGCGAACGCGAAGCGCAGCCGGTCGGCGGGCGTGCCGGGCGCGGGCAGGGTGCGGGTGCGTCCGACCGGGCTCTGGTCGCCTCCCGTCATGAAGCGATACCAGTACGGCCGGTCGGACTCGAGTCCCTCCACCTCCACGTGTACCGAGTGACCGAGTTCGGGCACGGCCAGCTGGGTGCCCTAGCGAACGATGCGCGCGAAGCTCTCGTCGGCCGCCACCTCCCAGCGCACCGCGACCGGCTCCGCCGCCAGACCCGCTTCGCGCATCCCCTCCCCGGACAGGCGCGTCCACAGCACCATTCCCCCGGCGTCGGGATCGCCGGACGCGACCCCCGACGGGAAGGGCGAGACGGCCAGCTGCGCCGAGCGGTCGGCCCGGCAGGCGCCAAGCGAGCCCAGCGCGACGATGCCGGCCACATCCCGCCCGATTCTCACAAAATCGCGCCGCGACATTCGAGCGGCGGCCAAGTGGTACCAGTGCGCTTCCCTCGTCTTCACGGCCGTCTCCCGGGGCAAGGGTCTATCTTCATTCGCGTGCGCGGCGGGCACCCATATTATGGAACAACCGTCCGGGAACCCAAACGGGAACCTGGAGATTCACCTTGCAGGCGTGGGAGACGATGCGCGACCTGTTGCAGGCGGCGTTCAGCGTGGTGGCCCTAGCCGGCTTCCTGCCGGGATGCGCCGCGGCGCTCGCACCCCAGCAGTCCGACCTCTCCAGCCTCTGTTCCGCGGGGGCCCGGGGCGCCCGACTGGCCGGCGGCGCCGCTTCTCCCGTGGGGCAGACGCCGACCGATCTCTTCTGCTTCGACCTGCACGCCACGGCCGCCGCACGGGATGCGTGGGGAGTGGTCGAGCTGGGCCGGGTGCCCGGTCCCTTCGGGGTGACGGTGACCGCCGAAGGCAACCATGTGTCCAACCTGACCGCCTGGATCAGCGGACTTCCCGACCCCAGCCAGCTGGGCCCATTCGAGGCCTACGTGGCGTGGGCGACCACCCCCACGCTGGATCCGATGATCCGGCTCGGGCCGGTGGGGAACGGCCGCAATCCCCTCGGCCGAGTCTCGTTCAACAAGTTCCTCATCATGGTCACCGCGGAGGCATCCGCCAGCGCCACCGAGCGCGAGGGCCGGCTCGTGCTGCGCGGCCGCTCGCCCAGCAGCCTGATGGAAGCCCACGACCTGCTGGCCCAGGCGCCGGAGGCCCTTCGCGCGCCCGAGGGCATGTCCCATGACCACGCCGGCGGCATGGATGGATCCACATGGAGCCTGCCCCCCATGTACCCCGGCCTGCCGATGCTGCCGGGCATCATGGCGCTGCGGCCGCGCGTGGACGGCTTTCTGCCGGAAGCCCCGGCGCCGGAGGACCTCCCCCCGGTCCGCCCGCGCCAGCTGGTGCGCCTGGGCGACGGCGGCACGCTCGACCTCGAAGCCGACTTCGTCCGCCGCGACATCGGCGGCCGCCCGGTGGTCATGCTTGCCTTCAACGGGCAGCAGCCGGGCCCCCTCATCCAGGTGCCCGAGAACGCGACCATCTTCGTCAACTTCACCAACCGAACCCCGCTGCCGACGGCCATCCACTGGCACGGCATCCGTCTGGACAACCGCTTCGACGGGGTCCCCGGGGTCACCCAGGACCCGGTCGAGCCCGGCGAGACCTTCCGCTACCAGATCCATTTCCCGGACGCCGGCATCTACTGGTACCATCCTCATCACCGCGAGGACATACAGCAGGAGATGGGCCTCTACGGAAACCTGCTGGTCGACTCGCCGCGACCCGACTACTACGGCCCGGCGAACCAGGAACAGGTGCTGATGCTGGACGACCTTCTGCTCGGGGAGGACGGCATCGTGCCCTTCGGCGAGGAAGCGAGCAACTACGCGCTCATGGGCCGCTTCGGCAACATCCTTCTCGTAAACGGCGAGCCGGACTACGCGCTGAGCGTGAGGCGCGGCGAGGTGGTGCGCTTTTTCCTCACCAACGTCTCCAACACGCGCACGTTCAACCTTTCGTTCGCTCGCGCGGACGAGAGTTCCGCCACGCTCGACCCGTCCGGCATCCTGACCGGCGAACCCGTCATCCCGTCCAGCGCCTCGATCCCCCTGCCCGTCAAGGTGGTTGCCTCCGACGTGGGCAGGTTCGAGCGGGAGGTGATGTCCGAGAGCGTCGTCATCTCCCCGGCCGAGCGGTACGTCGTGGAGGTGCGCTTCGACGAGCCCGGCGAGTTCGTGCTCGCCAACCGGGTGCAGGCGATCAGCCACAGGGAAGGCGTCTTCCTTAGCGAGTCGCGCGTCATGGGCCGGATCGTCGTCGACCCCGAGCCCGGCGCGGTCGATCACGCACACGCCTTCGCGACCCTGCGCGAGAACGCGGATGTCGCGCGCGAAATCGACGCCTACCGCGAGCAGTTTGACCGCCCCGTCGACCATTCGCTGGACCTCACCCTCGAGGTCGAGGATCTTCCCCGCGCCGTCGAACAGTCGATGCTCTACGACTGGGTTTACTTCAACCCGGTGGAGTGGAGCGGCACCATGCCGGTCATGAACTGGGCGAGCGACGGCGGGCAGGCCCGCTGGATCCTGCGCGAATCCGGGACCGCGCGCGAGAACATGGACATCAGCTGGCGCTTCCGCGTGGGCGACGTGGTCAAGATCCGGCTTCACAACGACCGCAACGCGTTTCACGCCATGCAGCATCCGCTGCACATCCACGGACAGCGCTTCCTGGTGCTCTCGCAGAACGGCGTCGCCAACGACAACCTTGTGTGGAAGGACACGGTGCTGCTCCCGACCGGATCCACCACCGACATCCTGCTGGAGCTGTCCAACCCCGGGCGCTGGATGGTGCACTGCCACATCGCGGAGCATATCGAGGCCGGGATGAAGTTCGTGTTCGAGGTCGAGCCCTGACCCATTGTGCGGCGCCCCGCAGCCGTGCCTTTTTGATGCTCTGGAACGATATCGCGTACGAGGAGGACCAATGAGAGACCCACGCGAACAAAACGCCCCATTCGCAAAGCTGCTTCTGCCGGCCGCCTTCGTGGCGCTGGGCGTCGCGTGCGAGGCGCCTGCCCCGCAGGAAGCGGACGCACCCGCGCCGGAAGCCGCCGCGGCCCAGCCGGCGGCGGATGTCACCCAGGAGTTCGCCGACCTGATCGCGGTCGACGCCGACCCGGTGGCGCTCACCGGGGTCAAGCTCCTCGACGGCACCGGCGAACCCGCGCGCGACGGACAGACGGTGGTGATCGCGGACGGCCGCATCGCGGCGGTGGGCAACGACGGCGAGGTCGACGTGCCCGGTGGCGCCGAGGTGCTCGACCTGGCAGGACACACGGTGATGCCCGGGCTGATCGGGTTGCACAACCACAGCTTCTACACGGCGGCCGGCGGCCGGGCGGCGCAGCTCTCCTTCAGCGCCCCCAGGCTCTATCTGGCCTCCGGCCTGACGACCATCCGCACCACCGGCGCGCGCGCGCCCTACGAGGAGATCAACCTTCAGGAGGAAATCGAGGCCGGGCTCGCCGTCGGGCCGACCATCTTCATCACCGGACCCTACCTCACCGGACAGCGGGGGAGCCGCACGATGGCGCAACTGGACGGACCGGAATCCGCCCGCCGGGTGGTGCGCTACTGGTCCGAGGAGGGCGTGGACTGGTTCAAGGCCTATACCTGGATCAGCCGGGCCGAGCTGGGCGCCGCGATCGAGGAAGCCCATGCCCACGGCATCAACGTCACTGCGCATCTTTGCTCAGTGGGTTACAGAGAGGCGGTGGCGCTCGGGATCGACAACCTCGAGCACGGCCTTTTCGCCAACAGCGAGTACGATCCGTCCAAGCAGCCCGACGAGTGTCCGCCCGGGTTCCGCAACACCTACGGGGACCTCGACGTGAACGGCCCGGACGTGCAGCAGACCTTCCGGGACATGGTCGACAACGATGTGTCGATGACCTCGACGCTGGCGGTCTACGAGATCTCCGTGCCGGGCCGCGGCGACCTCGATCCCCGGGTATGGGAAGTCCTGGCGCCCGAGGTGGCCGCCGACGTGCGGGCGCAGTTCGACCGCATCCGCGGCACCGATCCCGCATCCGGCATGGGCCTCTCTCCCGAGTTGCTGCGGGTGGCGATGGACTACGAGTACGCCTTCGTACAGGCGGGAGGGCTCCTGGCCGCCGGCGTCGACCCGACCGGCTACGGCGCGGCGCCGCCGGGGCTGGGCGACCAGCGCAACTTCGAGCTGCTGCTGGAAGCCGGGTTCACCGCTCCCGAGGTGGCGGAAATCATGAGCGCCAACGGTGCCCGCGTACTGGGAATCTACGACGACGTGGGCAGCGTGGAGCCCGGCAAGCGCGCGGATCTCGCGGTCGTGGAGGGCGACGTCGAAGCCGACGGACACATCCGCAACACGAGCATTGTCTTCCGGCACGGCATCGGCTGGGACAGCGACGCCCTCATCGAGTCCGTGCGCGGCCTGGTAGGGATCCGCTAGCCGCCGCCCGCGCGGCCCAAATCAGCATCAACGCGCCCGCGCGCCCCAAGTCAACGCACCACGCGCGCGGCCCGAAACCACATCAACGCGCCCCGCGCGCGCCCTGAACCCGGAGAGGCAAGCCCGTGAAGCTCGACCGATTCGAGATGGAGCGCTGGCAGTCCGTATTCGAGCACCGCGTTCGCTACAACCTCTCCGAGAGCGGAGTGGACCCGCTCTCGCTGGACGAACTGATCGAACTCACCGGCATCGAGAATCTGGGAGCGTCGAGCCTCGGATACGGCCAGTCGAACGGGTCGGACGAGTTGAGGGAGCGCATCGCCGCCCTCTACGACAACGTCACTCCCGACGAGGTGGTGGTCACCACCGGCGGCGCGGAGGCCAACATGGCCGCCTGCTGGCAGCTCATGGAGCCGGGCGCCCCCGCGGCCGTCATGGTCCCGAACTACATGCAGGTGCCCGGGCTGGTGCGGAACTTCGGCGGCCTGGTGCGCCCCTTCGAGCTGCTTGAGGAGACGGGCTGGCAGCCCGACCTCGATCAACTGCGCGCCATCCTCGACGACGACGTTCGCTTCATCCTGATCACCAACCCGAACAACCCCACGGGAGCGTGTCTCAGCCCGGAGTCGCGGCGAGGCATCGTCGAAGCCGCGGAGCGGGCGGGGGCGTGGATCCTCTGCGACGAGGTCTACCAGGGCGCGGAGCTTTCCGGCATCCCCACGCCCTCCATGTGGGGCGAGTACGACCGCACCATCGTGACCAACTCGCTCTCCAAGGCGTACGGCACGCCCGGGCTGCGCATCGGCTGGATCGTCGCCCCGGTCGACATCACCGAGACGCTGTGGGCGCGCACCGACTTCACCACCATCACCCCCGCGACCCTTTCCGACATCCTCGCGACCGCCGCTCTGGCCCCGGACGCCCGCGCCCGCATCCTCGCCCGCACACGCTCGATCCTGCGCAGCAACCTGCCGCTGGTCACCGAGTGGATGGAGTCCCAAAACGGCCTCTTCCGCTACCATCCCCCCGACGCGGGCGCCATCTGCTACGTCCGCTACGACGCTCCCGTCAACTCAAGTGTGCTGGCGGAGAAGCTGCGCGCCGAGAAGTCCGTGCTGGTGGTGCCCGGCGACCACTTCGGCATGGACCACTACCTCCGGCTCGGCTTCGGCCCGCCCGCCCACGAGCTGCAGGAAGCGCTGGAGAAGATGGGAGACGCGTTCGCGGAGGTGGTGGCGTAGCCCACGCCTATAGGGAGCCTCGCGGAGCGACCCACTCGACATCCTGCCCCGTCGCGAGCGCGATCGTGTCGAAGTCCGAGTCGTAATGAAGAAGGGTCGCGCCGGCCATCTCCGCCGCGGCCGCGATGATCAGGTCCTGGATGGGCAGCCGGTGCTGTCCCCGGCGGGCGAGTAACCCCTGAACGGCGATCGCCCTCTGGAAAACGGCCTCCGTAAGGTCGATGCGCCGATAGGCCAGCGCCCGTCGAGCCCGAACACGCGCGTGCTCGGCATGATTGCGTGTCGAGTAGAGGACCTCGAGCTCGACGACGGAGCATGTCGCCGCCCGGCCTGATTCGATGATCGGCACCACTCGCGCCCCGACCCGAGGATCCTCCATGCGGGCCAGAGCACTCTGGTCAATCAGGTAGGCGACGGGCGTTTCCCGCGGTGTCAACGACGCCACGCCTTGGCCATGACGGTCTCGTTGGCCAGATCAAGCCCCTCCATGGTGGAGAGCGCCGCTATCTCCTGGCGCCTGGCCTCGCGCCGCA
Encoded here:
- a CDS encoding alkaline phosphatase D family protein, giving the protein MPAPGTPADRLRFAFASCQNYEHGYFTAYRHMAEEELDLVFHLGDYIYEVGYGDNLVRAHEAGEVFTLDDYRARYLLYRSDPDLQAAHASFPWVITFDDHEVDNNWASDVAEDDQSPAQLLLRRTAAFQAFYEFMPVRRSSMPSGPDIQVYRRLHFGGLADLHVLDSRQYRSDQACGDTNGPLCPEALEPGRTMLGAEQEEWLFGGLAGSESRWNVLANQVMIARLEGSRDGEPTVSMDRWDGYPEAQGRLLSFLDQTRPPNPVVLTGDIHSNWAADLKADPRDPSSGVVGAELVGTSISSGGDGEDTRPGTADSLARNPHIHFFNAQRGYVRCEATPERLAADYRVVPYVTRPGAPLETRASFVVEAGRPGLLPA
- a CDS encoding amidohydrolase family protein encodes the protein MRDPREQNAPFAKLLLPAAFVALGVACEAPAPQEADAPAPEAAAAQPAADVTQEFADLIAVDADPVALTGVKLLDGTGEPARDGQTVVIADGRIAAVGNDGEVDVPGGAEVLDLAGHTVMPGLIGLHNHSFYTAAGGRAAQLSFSAPRLYLASGLTTIRTTGARAPYEEINLQEEIEAGLAVGPTIFITGPYLTGQRGSRTMAQLDGPESARRVVRYWSEEGVDWFKAYTWISRAELGAAIEEAHAHGINVTAHLCSVGYREAVALGIDNLEHGLFANSEYDPSKQPDECPPGFRNTYGDLDVNGPDVQQTFRDMVDNDVSMTSTLAVYEISVPGRGDLDPRVWEVLAPEVAADVRAQFDRIRGTDPASGMGLSPELLRVAMDYEYAFVQAGGLLAAGVDPTGYGAAPPGLGDQRNFELLLEAGFTAPEVAEIMSANGARVLGIYDDVGSVEPGKRADLAVVEGDVEADGHIRNTSIVFRHGIGWDSDALIESVRGLVGIR
- a CDS encoding multicopper oxidase family protein, which encodes MRDLLQAAFSVVALAGFLPGCAAALAPQQSDLSSLCSAGARGARLAGGAASPVGQTPTDLFCFDLHATAAARDAWGVVELGRVPGPFGVTVTAEGNHVSNLTAWISGLPDPSQLGPFEAYVAWATTPTLDPMIRLGPVGNGRNPLGRVSFNKFLIMVTAEASASATEREGRLVLRGRSPSSLMEAHDLLAQAPEALRAPEGMSHDHAGGMDGSTWSLPPMYPGLPMLPGIMALRPRVDGFLPEAPAPEDLPPVRPRQLVRLGDGGTLDLEADFVRRDIGGRPVVMLAFNGQQPGPLIQVPENATIFVNFTNRTPLPTAIHWHGIRLDNRFDGVPGVTQDPVEPGETFRYQIHFPDAGIYWYHPHHREDIQQEMGLYGNLLVDSPRPDYYGPANQEQVLMLDDLLLGEDGIVPFGEEASNYALMGRFGNILLVNGEPDYALSVRRGEVVRFFLTNVSNTRTFNLSFARADESSATLDPSGILTGEPVIPSSASIPLPVKVVASDVGRFEREVMSESVVISPAERYVVEVRFDEPGEFVLANRVQAISHREGVFLSESRVMGRIVVDPEPGAVDHAHAFATLRENADVAREIDAYREQFDRPVDHSLDLTLEVEDLPRAVEQSMLYDWVYFNPVEWSGTMPVMNWASDGGQARWILRESGTARENMDISWRFRVGDVVKIRLHNDRNAFHAMQHPLHIHGQRFLVLSQNGVANDNLVWKDTVLLPTGSTTDILLELSNPGRWMVHCHIAEHIEAGMKFVFEVEP
- a CDS encoding PIN domain-containing protein; the encoded protein is MTPRETPVAYLIDQSALARMEDPRVGARVVPIIESGRAATCSVVELEVLYSTRNHAEHARVRARRALAYRRIDLTEAVFQRAIAVQGLLARRGQHRLPIQDLIIAAAAEMAGATLLHYDSDFDTIALATGQDVEWVAPRGSL
- a CDS encoding aminotransferase class I/II-fold pyridoxal phosphate-dependent enzyme — encoded protein: MKLDRFEMERWQSVFEHRVRYNLSESGVDPLSLDELIELTGIENLGASSLGYGQSNGSDELRERIAALYDNVTPDEVVVTTGGAEANMAACWQLMEPGAPAAVMVPNYMQVPGLVRNFGGLVRPFELLEETGWQPDLDQLRAILDDDVRFILITNPNNPTGACLSPESRRGIVEAAERAGAWILCDEVYQGAELSGIPTPSMWGEYDRTIVTNSLSKAYGTPGLRIGWIVAPVDITETLWARTDFTTITPATLSDILATAALAPDARARILARTRSILRSNLPLVTEWMESQNGLFRYHPPDAGAICYVRYDAPVNSSVLAEKLRAEKSVLVVPGDHFGMDHYLRLGFGPPAHELQEALEKMGDAFAEVVA